TGCAATAATATCATTCTCAGTAGTCTTATTGTTAGCATCAACTACTCAAGCCCAGTCAAATGGTGTCTTCGATGTGACTAAATATGGTGCCGGTAAAGATATCACGGAGgtatcttatatattttctcgCATGCATGCATATGACTTTTAAATAGCAGAATATATAATATTCGAGTCAAAACTTATTTATGTTTCCTTAGATTTTCAGCGTAACACCTGAATTTGATAACTATTGATCCTCTCTAAATATTgcccttttctttccctttctagGCTTTAACCAATGCTTGGAAATCTGCTTGTGCTTCAACAAAGGCCAGTAAAGTTCTTATTCCAAGTGGAACATACTGGTTACGGAGAGTAACACTAGCAGGTCCTTGCAAGGCTGCGATCAAGCTCCAAGTTGATGGTATATTGCAGGCACCGGTTGACCCAGATAAGCTGTCAGGAGGTCATTGGGTTAATTTCAGATACATAGATCAATTTACATTGTCGGGAAGAGGTACTTTTGATGGGCAGGGAAAGGTTGCATGGAGCAAAAGTACATGTCAGAAATATAAAGATTGTGACAGCCTCCCAATGGTAATCTACTCGccattatgaagcctaatttccTCCTCTTGGGTCACAAATTTAGtgagttttttattaattatatgttatggCACTAACAAAGTTTCTTTAATCATTTGCTTTTAATATGGATCAGAATATAAGGTTCGATTTCATCACCAATGCATTAGTCCGAGATATAACTAGTCGAGATAGCAAGAACTTTCATGTTAACGTCTTGGGGTGCAGAAACCTCACCTTCCAGCATTTTACCGTGAGAGCACCTGGTGAGAGTGTAAACACCGATGGAATCCACATCGGCCGATCTACTGGGATCTACATTATCGATTCAAAAATTGGCACAGGCGATGATTGTATCTCCGTGGGGGATGGCACCGAGGAACTACACATCACAGGAGTAACATGTGGACCTGGCCATGGCATCAGTGTTGGAAGTTTAGGGAAATATCCCAATGAGAAACCTGTGTCTGGAATATTTGTCAAGAACTGCACCATCTCGGATACTACAAATGGTGTTAGAATAAAATCTTGGCCAAATTTATACGGTGGTGTCGCATCTAACATGCATTTTGAGGATATTGTCATGAACAATGTCCAAAACCCTGTCATCATAGATCAAGTGTATTGCCCATGGAACCAATGCAGTCTAAAGGTATTGCTTTTTTCTGTTACCATAAGAATATGTTCACAATATTAAATTACTATGACAAATATTTTACCCAATTCGTGGCTCAAACACTCCACAATTTATCGAAATCTTTTTTACATTATGGTAGATCAATAATGCTGCTATTCTGAAGATTGCATGCACatgcatattaatttttttatgttccttCTAGCCAGGGAGATTACTAGAAGTCTTTTGGggtcttaatgtttttttttttttttttcttttgcaggcTCCATCAAAAGTGAAGATCAGTGATGTTAGTTTTAAGAGCATAAGGGGAACTTCTGCAACTCCGGTTGCTGTTCGGATTGCTTGCAGTAGTGGCTTCCCATGTCAGAATGTGAAGCTTGCTAACATTAACCTTGCATATAGAGGACCAGGAGGCCCTGCGAAATCCCAATGCTCTAACGTTAAGCCCATAATTTCTGGGATAATGAGCGCATCTGGATGTTGAAGATGAGGACTTCCATCTGAACTTCTTCTGGTTTCTTCATTCATAGACTTGTTTTTAGATGGAGGAGTCCCATcttgtaattttgtttaaaaagacAAGGGCGGAGCTAGGAATTTTTCCTGCCCTGggccattaaataaatatttaaatgttttttaagataaattattaactaatgtacatgaatttttaaagttaacagtaaagttttaattcaaatacactacccaaaacataaaaaaataaatttgaaagtatataaaattaaagtgaaagtaaaaataaactcactattaaagtcacatccttcgatgttttgtgaaatataattcatctataattaaaTCTGAATCGATTTTGTAACAACCCCTCAACCGGGATAAAAttacaatctcatgtcaactgaaaaacatggtaattaaattttttccctctctcaattcctccttccttcacttgattatTTCTTAGATTAGTATTTTATAAGTTGAACTTTGTAAGTTTAAAAGGTTATTCtctcactttcttttctttttttccttggattttgtttatgtttttcccttacttttctcttttactctctcaccttttttttttctattctgttTCTGCCCAGTtggcaacatataaaaggaaggaagaactagtttgttttttttttttttggcaaataaccattttacccttaataagTCGTTTTGCGTTtatttgactcttttttttgttaccacTTCCAAACTCttttcatcctaaaattttaaccagatttcattcaatatattttaagatccctcgtaaaatttcaactcaatctgatggtcggattgaaaattacatcgaataatataaaactggtcaaattatgattttgtataaaatttctgaatttcttcaaaaattctgaaattttaaaccaagctaaaatatcatattagaaggctcaatgtaaattttaagtattttttgatactttaattgagaattaaaatttttcattacataaaactagtaaaaaaatattaataaaatcttgaccTCGACTAGAGCCCACTAGAGCCCATACATGCCTCTGCCCTTGTAAAcagatgaataaaattttattaatttaattttatatacaagATCACTGGATCActcttacaatttaattttatatatgtacTTATTTCTCAATAAATGTTCAATCTTATGTatcaaaaaaagcaaaaaaagtataaatcatCTAGCAACCCTgcaagttttttcctttattttttttttaatttattactttGGGTTCAtacgtttgttttttttgtacaaatttccttttgctcttattttttaaattttaataattaatttttttaaatgatttttaataaatattatttaacttggcCAAATATGACGTGAAACAAACATTTcttaactttgaaaaattaaattgttgtttAATTGAATATACTTACGCTATGGACAATTCTTAACTTTGAAAATTAGAAGCACTCAACTAATAAATCCTTGTagatatttaaatagaaaaactaaaactatatacactaaaataaatttaaaaaataactattaaaccCACTCCATGTCATTATACATGCTGCTAAAGCTTAGTTCTATgatgtttggttaaattttGTATGTGAGCTTAAAATTATTTGGTAACCCTATATTGTTTAACGAACATCGAGTTatttctgcaatcaaaatacttttaatttttcatgattgattaatctaaattttacatgttagagtttgatcaaaatattttcttttattttgccaATATACCTTTTGAAAGACATGTCTCTTTATTTCAAGACAATTGTGAGACAAATAACAAAGCACAATTCATTAAAAGTATGGGATGCAGTCCCCATACAcatgaaaaacatgttgaaGCAAAATACAATGCTTATTCATCTATACCTTCTTAGCATTTTGCAAGCTGCTGGTCAAGGTGATGATGGTTGAGTGACTACGTGGTAGATACCATCATTCttgcaattttcaatcaaatagcTTAGGACTCCATTATGATATTCACATCTCTCATAtggattaaacaaaaaattgctTTGAACTCAGTTAATCTGAAATCTCAATCTagcgatttttttaatttaattattttttagttttatttttcaagattaggTTTATATTATAATTGAGCTTCATGATGTTCTCCACTTTGCCTTCTATTagcttcataattaattttttttagttcagcCGATATCTTAGCTGGGGCTACAAATCTAGTATGACACTAATAACCTTGACATAGTAATCTAATCTTATATACCTTTTCATTTGacataataagatatttttatacaagggtaaaaaaaaatcatatatttcttttctcaaattaaaaatccttccataattttcaatcttattacataaaaaaaaaatttaagtatgAGAATTTGCATCCAatagtaaaaaacaaagcatgttATCGTCAAGGCTTTAAAGAGTGATaagaattttatctttaaaaaatctatCTTTGTGCTTGTTagcttgatattaatatatattctccttcatttgaaattttacgaaagaaaataaagaattttgtttgtaaaaaaacctaaaattatccttcataaaacaaatcaataaaaaattattatacaaaacacTAGTTCTGTCTTTAATACTCCTATCAatgttcttgtatttttttttctacaatgctaatttcattaaatatcaTACATGTCtatgtctttctttttttctccttgctCGTGGCTTAATACCTTGATATGGTTCAACGAATTACAAATTGAGGATTATTATAGAATGTACCTATATAGGAATTATTGTAGTCATACTCTTGTGTGGTAACCTCATCATTACTATTGTATGTTGGCCTACACACATATATGGAAAGGGTTACCTAACCAATAgattaagcctcctaattattttcaacttggtatcagagccttctaCCATCAGAActcttttctccttcttcccctTTGCAGCTAGCCTTCTCTCTGCTTTTTTCCTAAATGGATTCTACCGCTGCCACCTTCTCCCTCACCACTAGTGGTGCAGCACAAACAGCCAGCCATCTACAACCTGTTACCGATGGTGTCTTTCCTCCACAACAACAACCTCCACTTGCAGAGCATGTCTTTGATTCCTTCTCACGAGTCTTTGTCGTTCCTCTGCACCTTATGGGAACACACACTCCAGCTGTCGTTCCTTTATCAAACACTCACCAAGTTGTTTCATTGAAACTTAGGAACACAAATTATCTCTATTGGCGAATGAAAATTGTCGCACATGTGCGGTGTCGCGGCGAAAATATCCACTCTTAAATCCTAGGTGTTGGTATCATGAGAAAAATGAGGAAAAAtggggagacaaggaattcttgtcttttatctgtggaaaaaatataattggagtcaccacctagtattttggtcactaggaaccctaactggtctcagagatcgggtacggagattggttgcgtaaagggaaggtattagcaccccaaatacgccctacctaaggtaagctgcattgttttattgtctgataaaatctaaggt
This genomic stretch from Populus alba chromosome 19, ASM523922v2, whole genome shotgun sequence harbors:
- the LOC118055947 gene encoding exopolygalacturonase-like yields the protein MANKKMGLEVVSYAIISFSVVLLLASTTQAQSNGVFDVTKYGAGKDITEALTNAWKSACASTKASKVLIPSGTYWLRRVTLAGPCKAAIKLQVDGILQAPVDPDKLSGGHWVNFRYIDQFTLSGRGTFDGQGKVAWSKSTCQKYKDCDSLPMNIRFDFITNALVRDITSRDSKNFHVNVLGCRNLTFQHFTVRAPGESVNTDGIHIGRSTGIYIIDSKIGTGDDCISVGDGTEELHITGVTCGPGHGISVGSLGKYPNEKPVSGIFVKNCTISDTTNGVRIKSWPNLYGGVASNMHFEDIVMNNVQNPVIIDQVYCPWNQCSLKAPSKVKISDVSFKSIRGTSATPVAVRIACSSGFPCQNVKLANINLAYRGPGGPAKSQCSNVKPIISGIMSASGC